A genomic region of Rheinheimera sp. MMS21-TC3 contains the following coding sequences:
- a CDS encoding glycosyltransferase family A protein, whose protein sequence is MNKVAVIIPYFQRKAGLLTAAITSIRQQIAFARIQQIIIIDDSSPRKAVLDLEPFLFDPELQTKLQLVEQVNTGVSAARNAGLDLVANDVEYVAFLDPDDVWLETHLSSALAALDKNSDFHFANFTHIGQSIGAFERTKFFQITEHKLLLKPDIYQYCTDMVRQITTVNIIGTSTVVYRFSLAKKVRFERQFTFAGEDYLMWLALIACCFKISFTSSITAHYGEGVNLFSGAIWGSRHMCVRLLDEINYRSYILNNIALERDNQLMIKQVIAANRKAYIGNVMSMLKRFKLNIIWLVLQQLWLNNDFRKVMLNK, encoded by the coding sequence ATGAATAAAGTAGCCGTTATTATTCCTTACTTTCAACGTAAAGCCGGATTATTAACCGCGGCTATCACAAGTATTAGACAACAAATAGCTTTTGCACGTATTCAACAAATTATTATTATTGATGACAGCTCGCCACGCAAAGCTGTTTTAGATCTTGAGCCTTTTTTATTTGATCCAGAATTACAAACTAAATTACAACTAGTCGAGCAGGTTAATACCGGTGTTTCAGCTGCCCGTAATGCGGGCTTAGACTTAGTTGCTAATGATGTTGAATACGTTGCGTTTCTTGATCCTGACGACGTATGGTTAGAAACGCATTTATCTTCAGCTTTAGCCGCGTTAGACAAAAATAGCGACTTTCACTTTGCTAACTTTACTCATATTGGCCAAAGTATTGGGGCATTTGAGCGGACAAAATTTTTTCAAATAACCGAACATAAATTGTTGTTAAAACCTGATATATATCAATATTGCACTGATATGGTCCGGCAAATTACCACCGTTAATATTATTGGTACTTCTACAGTAGTGTATCGTTTTAGTTTGGCTAAGAAAGTTAGATTTGAACGCCAATTTACTTTTGCTGGTGAAGATTATTTAATGTGGTTAGCACTTATTGCCTGTTGTTTTAAGATTAGCTTTACATCTAGTATTACCGCTCACTATGGTGAAGGGGTTAATTTATTCTCTGGAGCAATATGGGGCAGCAGGCATATGTGTGTGCGTTTATTAGATGAAATAAATTATCGTAGCTACATTTTAAATAATATTGCTCTAGAGCGGGATAATCAATTAATGATTAAACAAGTGATAGCTGCTAATCGTAAAGCTTATATAGGCAATGTTATGTCGATGCTAAAAAGGTTTAAACTCAATATAATTTGGTTAGTTTTACAACAGCTTTGGTTAAATAATGATTTTAGAAAAGTAATGTTGAATAAATAG
- a CDS encoding polysaccharide deacetylase family protein encodes MKRQLMHSLIALFGRLFSKNKLSILIYHQVLASKDPMRPTEPTADIFDWQMRLIKRYFTPLSLGEGLNHLKAGTLPANAICVTFDDGYLNNLTVAQPILAKYAIPATVYVATAFSHGTNMWNDRLLYLFSDPKRQQLVLNETTLTLTDWADRREQAQQWLKQLKYLPPTERIALIDKFYQQNNCTEQTPLMMSPKQVKQLADKGITIGAHTVNHPILKILPVAKQRQEIAQSKQELEQWIGKAVEHFAYPNGVENIDFDQETVNCVQELGFKTAVATNWGVSSKLTSEFKLKRFTPWDKTAFKFHARLLSIQLKN; translated from the coding sequence ATGAAGCGACAACTCATGCATAGTCTTATTGCTCTGTTTGGTCGTTTATTTAGCAAAAATAAATTAAGCATCTTAATTTACCATCAAGTATTGGCAAGCAAAGATCCCATGCGACCAACAGAGCCAACAGCAGATATTTTTGATTGGCAAATGCGCTTAATAAAACGCTACTTTACGCCATTATCTTTAGGTGAAGGTCTAAACCACTTAAAAGCCGGCACTTTGCCTGCTAATGCTATCTGCGTCACTTTTGATGATGGCTACCTTAATAACCTTACCGTTGCTCAGCCCATACTGGCTAAATACGCTATTCCGGCAACGGTTTATGTTGCGACCGCATTTAGCCACGGCACAAATATGTGGAACGATCGTTTACTCTATTTATTCTCTGATCCTAAGCGGCAACAGCTTGTTTTAAATGAAACCACACTAACATTAACTGACTGGGCGGATAGACGTGAACAAGCTCAGCAGTGGCTTAAGCAGCTTAAATACTTACCACCAACAGAACGTATCGCTTTAATTGATAAATTCTACCAGCAAAATAACTGCACCGAGCAAACGCCATTAATGATGTCACCCAAGCAAGTTAAACAGCTTGCCGATAAAGGCATTACTATTGGCGCTCATACGGTAAACCACCCTATTTTAAAAATATTACCTGTTGCAAAACAACGCCAAGAAATTGCTCAATCAAAGCAAGAATTAGAGCAATGGATTGGTAAAGCAGTAGAGCATTTTGCTTATCCAAATGGGGTAGAAAACATAGATTTTGATCAAGAAACAGTAAACTGTGTGCAAGAGCTAGGCTTTAAAACTGCGGTAGCAACTAATTGGGGTGTTTCTTCTAAGCTTACATCTGAATTTAAATTAAAGCGTTTTACACCTTGGGATAAAACTGCCTTTAAATTTCACGCTAGGTTGTTAAGTATTCAATTGAAAAATTAA
- a CDS encoding asparagine synthetase B family protein, whose amino-acid sequence MENTITLDTKDNLKLVIAGTDIQHYQQQETAIAFKGTILFEHKVCSAEFLLQQYLASSDDQTFYQRLSGRFWLAIIGGKQTAFLVNDIMGIEPCFYSLENNTLYISSHLKQLKRLPITLTISKQAIYNYLYFHCIPAPTTIYQQAAKLEPAKAVYLNQQLKFSTQLLYSPEFTQQTNDKTLHKQCINTIEQAVKKHTGDNVAAFLSGGLDSSTVAGMLAKHQTPARTFSVGFEAKGYDETPYALITAKHFNTQHQVLYLKPEQAAEAFVKVAQYFDEPFGNSSAMAAYFCAQDAKKQGIETLLAGDGGDELFAGNSRYARQKVFTPYLKLPSPIQALLKAIFHDSFLANIPGTQKAASYISQARTGLPLRLQTHNFINQLGANAIFTADFLTGIDLKQPEQQLVQRYKECTSQHPTDAMLFLDWKFTLADNDLVKVRKMCELANINVEFPLLDKDLVDFSCLVPADIKLPGTKLRDFYKQSCKGFLADETLSKEKQGFGLPFGVWLQQNERLKTIALDTLHAFKKRKIVNDSLIEQVIAAHQQQHTNYYGELIWLLVVLELWLQQDEATTHA is encoded by the coding sequence ATGGAAAACACGATAACACTAGATACTAAAGACAATCTTAAATTAGTGATCGCTGGCACTGATATTCAGCATTATCAGCAACAAGAAACTGCTATAGCCTTCAAGGGCACTATACTATTTGAGCATAAAGTCTGCTCGGCTGAGTTTTTATTGCAACAGTATCTAGCAAGTAGCGATGACCAAACTTTTTATCAACGTTTAAGCGGCCGCTTCTGGTTAGCAATTATCGGAGGCAAACAAACAGCATTTTTAGTTAATGATATTATGGGTATAGAGCCTTGTTTTTATAGCCTTGAAAATAACACCCTTTATATCAGTAGCCATTTAAAGCAATTAAAACGGCTACCTATTACTCTAACAATTTCCAAACAAGCAATTTATAACTACTTGTATTTTCATTGTATTCCAGCTCCAACAACTATTTATCAGCAAGCTGCTAAACTAGAGCCGGCTAAAGCCGTGTATTTAAATCAGCAACTAAAATTTAGCACGCAACTGCTATACAGCCCTGAGTTTACTCAACAAACTAACGATAAAACATTGCATAAACAGTGCATTAATACCATAGAGCAAGCTGTTAAGAAGCACACTGGCGACAACGTAGCTGCTTTTTTAAGCGGTGGTTTAGACAGCTCTACCGTTGCTGGTATGCTAGCCAAACATCAAACACCTGCTCGCACTTTCTCTGTGGGTTTTGAAGCTAAAGGCTATGACGAAACCCCTTATGCCCTAATTACGGCTAAACATTTTAATACCCAACACCAAGTTCTTTATTTAAAACCTGAACAAGCTGCTGAAGCTTTTGTAAAAGTTGCCCAGTATTTTGACGAACCTTTTGGCAATTCTTCAGCCATGGCGGCTTACTTTTGTGCTCAAGATGCTAAAAAGCAAGGTATAGAAACATTATTAGCCGGCGACGGCGGCGATGAGCTTTTTGCAGGTAATAGCCGTTATGCTAGACAAAAAGTATTTACACCTTATTTAAAACTACCTAGCCCGATACAAGCGCTACTTAAAGCCATCTTTCATGATAGCTTTTTGGCAAATATTCCTGGCACACAAAAAGCAGCTAGTTACATTAGCCAAGCTAGAACCGGACTGCCCTTGCGACTGCAAACCCATAATTTTATTAATCAATTAGGTGCCAATGCCATTTTTACGGCCGATTTCTTAACTGGCATAGATCTTAAGCAGCCCGAGCAACAATTAGTGCAACGCTATAAAGAATGTACAAGCCAGCACCCTACAGATGCGATGTTGTTTTTAGATTGGAAATTTACACTCGCTGATAACGACTTAGTTAAAGTTCGCAAAATGTGTGAATTGGCCAATATTAATGTCGAATTTCCTTTGTTAGATAAAGACTTAGTCGACTTTAGCTGCTTAGTACCCGCTGATATTAAGTTACCGGGTACTAAGTTACGTGACTTTTATAAGCAAAGCTGTAAAGGGTTTTTAGCTGATGAAACTCTAAGCAAAGAAAAACAAGGCTTTGGTTTACCCTTTGGCGTATGGCTACAACAAAATGAACGACTTAAAACTATAGCATTAGATACCTTGCATGCCTTTAAAAAGCGTAAAATTGTCAACGATAGCTTAATTGAACAAGTTATAGCTGCACATCAACAACAGCATACTAATTATTATGGTGAGTTGATCTGGTTACTGGTTGTACTTGAGCTATGGTTACAACAAGATGAAGCGACAACTCATGCATAG
- a CDS encoding glycosyltransferase: protein MSKRILYIAFHFPPIQMSSGVHRTLAFTRYFAEQGDNVTVLTASTKAYSQCDDKNLALIPAEVNVLRCYARDTAKHFSFKNKYIGWMALPDRWQSWILGGFLRGWRYAKKYQPDVIISTYPIASAHFIAYFIHKLTGIPWIADFRDPMLQKDYPANPRVRKLFSWIEKKAAKHCRHIIFTSPGALKLYQQRYPEVATDVWQVLPNGYDEALFEQVTSSQSAIADDKVTLLHSGTIYPSERDPIPFFNAIASLKRQEPNLSNKLSIILRSTGHDGLFKPVLQELGINDIITLAPALSYVKALEEMLNADALLLMQASNCNYQTPAKAYEYIRAQKPILALTDAKGDTANLILQSQVAELAPLNNSEQICTAIKALLTKLQNNQYEFLPKEKIATFSRVHQAKSLRNLLLKISRV from the coding sequence GTGTCTAAACGTATTTTATATATAGCATTTCATTTTCCACCAATACAAATGAGTAGTGGTGTCCACCGTACATTAGCCTTTACTCGTTACTTTGCCGAGCAAGGCGACAATGTGACGGTACTTACTGCATCTACCAAAGCTTACAGCCAATGTGATGACAAAAACTTAGCCCTAATACCGGCTGAAGTTAATGTACTGCGCTGTTATGCCAGAGATACGGCAAAACATTTTTCTTTCAAAAATAAATACATTGGCTGGATGGCTTTACCAGATAGATGGCAAAGCTGGATTTTGGGTGGTTTTTTGCGCGGTTGGCGCTACGCAAAAAAATATCAGCCCGATGTTATTATTAGTACCTACCCTATCGCTTCTGCTCATTTCATCGCCTATTTTATCCATAAATTAACTGGGATCCCATGGATTGCTGACTTTCGTGATCCTATGTTGCAAAAAGACTATCCTGCCAATCCTAGAGTAAGAAAGCTATTTAGCTGGATAGAAAAAAAAGCCGCCAAACACTGCCGGCATATCATCTTCACCAGCCCTGGTGCACTAAAGCTCTACCAACAACGTTACCCTGAAGTAGCTACTGATGTTTGGCAAGTGTTGCCTAATGGTTATGATGAAGCACTATTTGAACAGGTAACATCTAGTCAATCTGCCATAGCTGATGATAAAGTCACATTACTGCATAGCGGCACTATTTATCCGTCGGAACGTGATCCTATTCCATTTTTTAATGCTATTGCTTCTTTAAAGCGACAAGAACCAAACCTAAGCAATAAATTAAGCATTATACTGCGAAGTACTGGGCACGATGGGTTATTTAAACCAGTACTGCAAGAATTAGGTATAAATGATATTATCACTCTGGCGCCAGCCTTAAGTTACGTTAAAGCCTTAGAAGAAATGTTAAATGCAGATGCCTTGCTACTTATGCAAGCTAGCAATTGTAATTATCAAACTCCGGCTAAAGCTTATGAATATATTCGCGCACAAAAACCTATCTTAGCTTTAACGGATGCAAAAGGTGATACAGCCAACTTAATCTTGCAGTCCCAAGTTGCTGAGTTAGCTCCATTAAATAATTCAGAGCAAATATGTACCGCCATTAAAGCTTTATTAACAAAGTTACAAAACAACCAATATGAGTTTTTACCAAAAGAAAAAATTGCCACCTTCTCTCGTGTGCATCAGGCTAAAAGCCTCAGGAACTTGTTACTCAAAATAAGTAGAGTATAA
- a CDS encoding lipopolysaccharide biosynthesis protein, giving the protein MALPNISGKIISGSFWMILMRWSSRLLGIASVIILARILVPEDYGLVAQAVLFSSLLELITQFGFYIAIIRNKNSSVAEYNTVWTLSVLRGLILALVVCLSATFIADFFSEPRIYPLMFVYALVIFINGLMNVGVVDFQKYMQFDKDFRLNISSRLTGFIVTMVIAIIYKSYWAFPLGSLAGAMVKVIVSYTMSAFRPRFTLSDFSNIFNFSKWFFIYESLNAFSTKLDTFLLSKFSSTEALGLYTVSNEISAMPSTEVAMPVARASLPALAQYADNLAEFRKLYTQVLVSVLFIAIPASVGISVLADYIVALALGSNWSDAAIYIKILAFLGITKVNVSCAVAALAAVGRANMLGQYSAIMFAIRLVTMTAGVLLYDAIGLAYGALIASFIGMLLIHHLQQKIQLISFSGMFKGLWRVIVSAGIMWLVLYFLCQQIAQIIPNLSVALVTIGLVLLGGLIYMLSLVSLCSIMDWPEGPEKSYFMTIKKAFAR; this is encoded by the coding sequence ATGGCTTTACCTAATATTTCAGGCAAGATAATCTCTGGCAGTTTTTGGATGATTTTAATGCGTTGGTCATCAAGACTGCTTGGTATAGCCTCGGTGATAATTTTAGCTAGGATCCTGGTGCCCGAAGACTATGGTTTAGTGGCACAAGCGGTTTTGTTTTCCAGTTTACTTGAGTTAATTACCCAGTTTGGCTTTTATATTGCAATTATTAGAAATAAAAACTCTTCTGTAGCTGAATATAATACGGTTTGGACTTTAAGTGTATTAAGAGGGTTAATCCTCGCTTTAGTTGTCTGCTTAAGCGCAACCTTTATTGCTGATTTCTTTTCTGAACCCCGAATTTATCCGCTTATGTTTGTGTATGCCTTAGTTATTTTTATTAATGGCTTAATGAATGTAGGGGTAGTCGACTTTCAAAAATATATGCAATTTGATAAGGACTTTCGGTTAAATATTAGCTCTCGGTTAACCGGTTTTATTGTCACTATGGTTATTGCGATAATTTATAAAAGTTATTGGGCTTTTCCATTGGGATCGTTAGCAGGAGCCATGGTAAAAGTTATTGTTAGCTACACTATGTCTGCATTTAGGCCCAGATTTACCTTATCTGACTTTAGTAATATTTTTAACTTTTCTAAATGGTTTTTTATTTACGAATCTTTAAATGCTTTTTCCACTAAGCTTGATACCTTTTTGTTAAGTAAATTTTCTTCTACAGAAGCGTTAGGCTTGTATACCGTATCTAATGAAATATCTGCCATGCCATCAACAGAAGTTGCTATGCCAGTAGCTAGAGCATCTTTACCTGCATTAGCACAGTATGCCGATAATTTAGCTGAGTTTCGTAAACTCTATACTCAGGTGCTGGTATCCGTTTTGTTTATAGCTATACCCGCTAGTGTTGGCATAAGTGTTTTAGCCGACTATATAGTCGCTTTAGCTTTAGGGAGTAATTGGAGCGATGCAGCTATTTATATCAAAATTTTAGCTTTTCTTGGTATTACCAAAGTGAATGTTTCTTGCGCTGTAGCTGCGTTAGCAGCAGTGGGTAGGGCAAATATGCTTGGTCAATATTCTGCAATAATGTTTGCTATTCGGCTTGTTACTATGACCGCAGGCGTTCTGTTATACGATGCCATAGGTTTAGCTTATGGTGCTTTAATAGCAAGTTTCATCGGCATGTTACTGATCCATCATTTACAACAGAAAATTCAATTAATATCTTTCAGTGGTATGTTTAAAGGTTTATGGCGAGTTATTGTTTCTGCTGGCATTATGTGGCTAGTTTTGTATTTTCTTTGTCAGCAAATAGCTCAAATTATACCTAACCTAAGCGTAGCTTTAGTGACTATAGGTCTTGTTTTGTTAGGCGGCCTTATTTATATGTTATCGCTAGTAAGCCTTTGTAGCATTATGGATTGGCCCGAAGGGCCAGAAAAAAGCTACTTTATGACAATTAAAAAAGCTTTTGCTCGCTAG
- a CDS encoding putative O-glycosylation ligase, exosortase A system-associated, with protein MRDLLLVLFLLITIYYSFKRPYLGVAAWVWIALTAPAAWAFGFSQSFRLNLTIVLVTFLAYLFVQKNKSFRLGGIGTLVILFCFWTLITTIFNNSASSSYVWSIFFEFIKVALLFFFIVLTVQKRLHLDAIIWAIVLSVSSYAGMEAVKYLLSAGSHQITGRSGILIDRNDLAVAINMCIPFIIYLKNTTENKLIKYGLLALLTLNVISIVGTGSRGGFIGLTILALFFWLKSRHKITWALMALICLPVLYNKAPEEWQDRQSTIQTATEDGSFIGRLWAWKISTMIARDDPLTGGGFRAVTDPILWHSYAPYTPTYGPVETPSIPPNEIPKAAHNIYFQVLGDHGFAGLFIFLLIMYRSYATSRKILKRMRKEKNLWGVELCSALYLSLIGYGITGGNVSLAYFDLAFALYALITVVGLRIDALVLQNTKQTT; from the coding sequence ATGCGTGATTTATTACTGGTATTGTTTTTATTAATAACTATTTATTACTCATTTAAGCGTCCTTACCTTGGTGTTGCCGCTTGGGTATGGATAGCGCTGACAGCACCTGCAGCTTGGGCTTTTGGTTTTTCACAAAGCTTTCGTTTAAATCTCACTATCGTATTAGTTACCTTTTTAGCTTATCTGTTTGTGCAAAAAAATAAATCTTTCCGTTTGGGAGGTATTGGTACTTTAGTTATTTTATTCTGCTTCTGGACCTTAATTACGACCATTTTTAATAATAGCGCCAGTTCTTCCTATGTTTGGAGCATTTTCTTTGAGTTTATAAAAGTCGCACTGCTCTTTTTCTTTATTGTGTTAACTGTACAAAAACGACTGCATCTTGATGCCATTATTTGGGCCATAGTACTATCAGTTTCTTCTTATGCAGGAATGGAGGCGGTTAAGTACTTATTATCAGCAGGTAGCCATCAGATAACTGGACGTTCGGGTATTTTAATAGATCGTAATGATTTAGCGGTTGCGATAAATATGTGCATTCCATTTATTATTTACCTTAAAAACACCACTGAAAACAAACTTATAAAGTATGGTTTATTGGCATTGCTAACATTAAATGTAATCTCAATAGTCGGCACAGGATCTCGCGGCGGCTTTATTGGCTTAACTATTTTAGCACTATTTTTCTGGTTAAAGTCTCGCCATAAAATAACTTGGGCTTTAATGGCCTTAATCTGTTTGCCAGTACTCTATAACAAAGCACCTGAAGAGTGGCAGGACAGACAAAGTACCATCCAAACAGCAACAGAAGACGGCTCATTTATCGGTAGATTATGGGCCTGGAAAATATCAACCATGATAGCACGTGATGACCCTTTAACTGGTGGTGGCTTCAGGGCGGTTACCGATCCTATTTTATGGCACAGTTATGCGCCTTACACCCCTACTTATGGCCCGGTTGAAACACCTAGCATTCCTCCGAATGAAATACCCAAGGCTGCCCATAATATCTATTTCCAAGTGCTTGGTGATCATGGTTTTGCAGGACTGTTTATTTTTTTGCTTATTATGTATCGCTCTTACGCTACCAGTAGAAAAATTTTAAAACGAATGCGTAAAGAAAAAAACTTATGGGGGGTAGAATTATGCTCTGCACTTTACCTTTCATTAATTGGCTATGGTATTACCGGCGGTAACGTTAGCCTAGCCTATTTTGATTTAGCCTTTGCACTTTATGCACTTATTACTGTTGTTGGTTTAAGAATAGATGCACTTGTTTTGCAAAATACTAAACAAACAACTTAA
- a CDS encoding phenylacetate--CoA ligase family protein encodes MASWYTAFIAKCIFPLQEKLKKHTTLAVFKQLEQSQWQDAASLAQQQADKLHRFMAKVYQNVPYYRQLMQQHSLTPEHFKHPSDLSQLPFLTKPVISENFAALKANNATALKRFNTGGSSGQPLIFLLGNERVSYDVAQKWRATRWWGVDIGDKEIVAWGSPIELNAQDKVRIWRDKLFRSTLIPAFDMTEQKLLGFLNTIKKIKPKMLFGYPSVYHLLAKTAKQHNIDMSALGIKVIFVTSERLYPYQRELISEVFAAPVANGYGGRDAGFIAHECPHGSMHLSYEDIIVEIIDPNGQVLPNGQSGEIVVTHLATSEFPFIRYRTGDIGTLATKPCSCGRGLPVLEAIEGRSTDFVVASDGTMMHGLSLIYILREIPGVEAFRIEQQSLALTQVQVVWPQGALPDEVNSKIITGFKARLGQDVQIAIQQVDTIAAEKSGKFRYVISKVVA; translated from the coding sequence ATGGCATCATGGTATACCGCTTTTATTGCCAAGTGTATTTTCCCTTTGCAAGAAAAGCTTAAAAAACATACGACCCTTGCGGTATTTAAACAGCTTGAGCAAAGCCAGTGGCAAGACGCTGCCTCATTAGCGCAGCAACAAGCAGATAAACTGCATCGTTTTATGGCCAAGGTATACCAAAATGTGCCTTATTATCGCCAACTTATGCAGCAACACAGTTTAACGCCTGAGCACTTTAAGCATCCTAGTGATCTGAGCCAATTGCCATTTTTAACCAAGCCTGTGATTAGCGAAAACTTCGCTGCGCTCAAAGCGAATAACGCAACAGCGCTAAAGCGCTTTAACACTGGCGGCTCAAGCGGCCAACCGCTTATATTTTTGTTAGGCAATGAACGTGTCTCTTATGATGTTGCTCAAAAATGGCGAGCTACCCGTTGGTGGGGAGTGGATATTGGCGATAAAGAAATAGTGGCATGGGGCTCACCTATAGAATTAAATGCCCAAGATAAAGTGCGTATTTGGCGTGATAAATTATTTCGCTCAACACTGATCCCCGCTTTTGATATGACAGAGCAAAAGCTACTGGGCTTTTTAAATACCATTAAAAAAATCAAGCCTAAAATGCTGTTTGGTTACCCCTCGGTTTACCATCTTTTAGCCAAAACCGCTAAGCAGCATAATATTGATATGTCGGCTTTGGGCATAAAAGTTATTTTTGTTACCTCAGAGCGCTTATACCCCTATCAACGTGAGCTGATATCTGAAGTCTTTGCTGCCCCTGTCGCTAATGGTTATGGTGGCCGAGATGCTGGCTTTATTGCCCATGAATGCCCTCATGGCAGCATGCATTTATCCTACGAAGATATTATTGTAGAAATTATTGATCCTAATGGTCAGGTTTTACCTAATGGCCAATCGGGTGAAATTGTCGTCACTCATTTAGCTACCTCAGAGTTTCCATTTATTCGTTACCGCACTGGCGATATTGGTACCTTAGCAACAAAACCCTGCTCGTGCGGTCGCGGTTTACCGGTTTTAGAGGCCATTGAAGGTCGTAGTACCGACTTTGTCGTCGCAAGCGATGGCACTATGATGCATGGCTTGTCTTTAATCTATATTTTACGAGAAATACCGGGCGTAGAAGCTTTTCGCATCGAGCAACAAAGTTTAGCGCTTACCCAAGTTCAGGTTGTTTGGCCACAAGGTGCATTGCCTGATGAAGTTAACTCTAAAATAATAACTGGTTTCAAAGCCCGATTAGGCCAAGACGTGCAAATTGCCATCCAGCAAGTCGATACTATTGCTGCAGAGAAATCAGGCAAGTTTCGTTATGTTATTAGCAAGGTTGTAGCATGA
- a CDS encoding glycosyltransferase family 4 protein → MSADFSSIKVALVGPKAPPAGGMANQTAQLKQLLESSGAYVYFIEVNPDYKPAFIGKLPGIRALFRLPQYCLSLFRGYSKVDVVHLMANSGWSWHLFAAPAIWIAKLRSKPILVNYRGGHAFDFFSRSWPLVSASLKQSAGVIVPSVYLQQVFSQFKQASTIVANTLDTELFKPTKKQVNSTQLHIIVTRNLEAIYDVATAIRAFALILQSHSDAKLTIAGEGPELAQLQQLVTELQLDTAVNFVGRLNRNDMAALYQSADIMLNTSLVDNSPNSLIEAMASGVAIISSNVGGIPLLVKHEYDALLTAPKQPELIFQQLKRLLNNPELKQQLITNGLASSSRFHWSNVSKVLLEQYQRAITGKGIN, encoded by the coding sequence ATGAGCGCTGATTTTAGCTCTATTAAGGTCGCCTTAGTTGGACCTAAGGCGCCGCCTGCTGGTGGTATGGCCAATCAAACGGCACAATTAAAGCAGCTGCTGGAATCTAGTGGTGCGTACGTTTATTTTATCGAAGTAAACCCTGACTATAAACCGGCCTTTATCGGTAAGCTCCCAGGCATTAGGGCCCTATTTCGTCTACCGCAATATTGCTTGTCGTTATTTCGAGGCTACAGCAAAGTAGATGTAGTGCATTTAATGGCAAATTCTGGCTGGTCTTGGCATTTGTTTGCCGCACCTGCTATTTGGATAGCTAAATTACGCAGCAAACCTATTTTAGTTAACTATCGTGGTGGCCATGCCTTCGATTTTTTTAGCCGCTCTTGGCCCCTTGTATCTGCTTCTCTAAAGCAAAGTGCTGGCGTTATTGTTCCTTCAGTGTATTTACAACAAGTATTTAGTCAGTTTAAACAAGCTAGCACTATAGTTGCCAACACTTTAGATACAGAGTTATTTAAACCAACAAAAAAACAGGTTAACTCGACGCAGTTGCATATAATCGTTACCCGAAACCTAGAAGCTATTTATGATGTGGCCACGGCGATCCGTGCTTTTGCCCTTATTTTACAGTCTCACTCTGATGCTAAATTAACAATAGCTGGCGAAGGTCCTGAGTTAGCGCAGCTCCAACAGCTAGTGACAGAGTTGCAACTTGATACTGCAGTAAACTTTGTCGGCCGTTTAAACCGCAATGATATGGCAGCCTTATACCAAAGTGCCGATATTATGCTAAATACAAGTTTAGTTGATAATAGTCCAAACTCATTAATAGAGGCTATGGCATCAGGCGTTGCAATTATTAGCAGTAATGTTGGTGGGATCCCATTATTGGTTAAGCATGAATATGATGCCTTATTAACAGCGCCAAAGCAGCCAGAGCTTATTTTTCAACAGCTCAAGCGCTTACTTAATAACCCCGAGCTTAAACAACAACTTATTACTAATGGTTTAGCCAGTAGTAGCAGGTTTCATTGGTCTAATGTTAGTAAGGTATTGCTAGAGCAATACCAGCGAGCAATAACGGGTAAAGGAATAAACTAA